CCGAAGCAAACCGTGCATTCGCACACTTCAGATTTTAGTTTAGAGAGAACAAAATATAGTTTAGTAAAATTTGGTAATAGAAAATAGGTAATTTAAAATGGCTAAACAAGATCTGAAATATACCAGGAATATTGGTATTATGGCGCACATCGACGCCGGTAAAACCACCGTGTCAGAACGAATTTTGTTTTACACAGGTATGACTCACCGTATTGGTGAAGTGCACGATGGTGCTGCAACCATGGACTGGATGGAACAAGAGCAGGAAAGAGGTATTACAATTACTTCTGCTGCAACTACCACCTTCTGGAAACACAAAGAGCAGGAGTATAAAATCAATATTATTGATACTCCGGGACACGTTGACTTTACCGTAGAGGTTGAGCGTTCGCTGCGTATTCTTGATGGTACTGTAGCTCTTTTCTGTGCTGTAGGAGGTGTTGAAGCACAGTCGGAAACGGTATGGCGTCAGGCTGAAAAATATGGTGTTCCACGTATTGCATTTGTAAATAAAATGGACCGTCAGGGTGCCGATTTCTTTAATGTATACAATGAAATTAAAGAAAAATTAGGTGCTAACCCTGTTCCAATGCAAATTCCTATCGGTGCTGAAGAAACTTTCGAGGGAGTTATCGACCTTGTTGAGATGAAAGCAGTGCGTTGGGAAGACGACGCAACAATGGGAACGAAATATGTTCTTAGCGAAATTCCTGAAGAATTAAAAGAACAGGCTGACGAATGGAAAGAAAAATTAGTTGAATCGGTTGCCGAAGTTGACGATGAAATTTTGGAGCGTTACTTCGAAGATCCTGATTCAATTACTGCTGAAGAAATGATGGCTGTAATCCGTAAAGCAACTTTGGAAGGAGTAATCATTCCGATGATGTGTGGATCAGCATTTAAAAATAAAGGTGTTCAGCGTTTGTTGGATGCGGTTTGTGAGTTCTTGCCTTCTCCGCTTGATAAAGGCGAAGTTAAAGGTAAAAACCCGGTAATCGATAAAGAAGTAACACGTATGCCTGATGCAGACGAACCTTTGGCTGCACTGGCATTTAAAATTGCTACCGACCCATTCGTAGGTCGTTTGGCATTTATCCGTGTTTATTCTGGTAAAATTGAGGCGGGTTCAACCGTATACAACTCACGTACAGGTAAAAAAGAGCGTATTTCTCGCTTATACCAGATGCACTCTAACAAGCAAAATCCAAAAGATGTTATCGAGGCAGGTGATATCTGTGCTGCAGTAGGTTTTAAAGATATTCGTACAGGTGATACACTTGGCGATCTTAAAAACCCAATTGAGCTGGAAAGCATGGATTTTCCGGAACCGGTAATTGGTATTGCTATTGAGCCTAAATCGCAAAAAGATGTTGATAAACTTGGAAACGGTTTAGCAAAACTGGCTGAAGAAGATCCAACATTCGTTGTTAGAACCGACGAAGATTCAGGTCAGACAGTAATTCGCGGTATGGGTGAGCTTCACCTTGAAATTTTGATCGACCGTTTGAAACGCGAGTTCAAAGTTGAATGTAACCAGGGAGCTCCTCAGGTAGCATACAAAGAAGCTATTACTCAGTCAGTTGAGCTTCGTGAAGTATTCAAGAAGCAAACTGGTGGACGTGGTAAATTCGCCGATATTATTTGTCGTGTTGAGCCTACAGAAGTAGGAAAAGAAGGACTTGAATTTATCGACGAGGTAAAAGGTGGTCGTATTCCACGTGAATACATCCCATCGGTAGAGAAAGGTTTTAAAGATGCATTGGCCAATGGTCCGTTAGCAGGGTTCCCTGTTGATAGCCTGAAAGTAACACTGCTTGATGGTTCATTCCACCCGGTGGATTCAGACCAGTTGTCATTTGAAATCTGTGCACGTCAAGCATTTAAATCTGCTGCATCGAAAGCAAAACCTGCACTGCTTGAGCCAATTATGAAGCTTGAGATTGTTACTCCGGAAGAGTATATGGGTGATATTATCGCCGATCTTAACCGTCGTCGGGGCGAGGTAGCCAGCATGGATTCAAAAGGTAATGCCAAAGTAATTGAAGCAAAAGTTCCGCTATCAGAGCAGTTTGGTTATGTTACCGTATTACGTACACTATCATCAGGACGTGCTACTTCATCAATGGAGTTTAGCCACTATGCCGAGGTTCCGCGTAACCTGGCAGAGAAAGTGTTAGCAGATGTACAAGGAAGAATTGATTTATTATAATAATTTATAACAATTTTCTCTTATGAGTCAAAAGATCAGGATTAAGCTTAAATCGTACGATCACAACTTGGTAGACAAGTCGGCTGAGAAAATCGTTAAAACCGTAAAAACTACAGGTGCGGTAGTTAGTGGTCCTATTCCACTTCCTACTCACCGCAGAGTTTTCACAGTTTTGCGTTCAACCTTCGTAAATAAAAAATCGAGGGAACAATTTCAGTTGTCTTCATACAAACGTTTGATCGACATTTACAGCTCAACCGCAAAAACAATCGACGCATTAATGAAGCTAGAGCTTCCAAGTGGCGTTGAAGTAGAAATTAAAGTTTGATAATTTAAAGTAGTCGAAAAAAATGGCTGGTATTATTGGAAAAAAAATCGGAATGACATCCGTATTCAGTGTTGAGGGGAAAAATATCCCATGCACTGTGATTGAGGCCGGACCTTGTGTGGTAACACAAGTGAAAACGGCAGAGACCGACGGCTACGAAGCGCTTCAGTTAGCTTATGGCGAGAAAAAAGACAAGCACGCCACTAAAGCTGAAGTTGGCCACTTTAAAAAGGCTGGTGTTTCACCAAAGCGCAAAGTAGTAGAGTTTCATAACACCTATCAGGAAGAATTTGAATTGGGACAGGAAATCGATGTGAACATCTTTCACGAAAAAGATTATGTTGATATCGTTGGTGTTTCAAAAGGTAAAGGTTTCCAGGGGGTAGTAAAACGTCACAATTTCCGTGGTGTTAACGATGCTACTCACGGGCAGCACAACAGGCTAAGAGCACCGGGTTCAATTGGTGCATCATCATGGCCTTCGCGCGTATTTAAAGGAATGCGTATGGCTGGTAGAGATGGTGGAAAAACAGTAACCATCGAAAACCTTGAAGTAGTAAAAGTTATTCCTGAGAAGAATGTAATAGTGGTAAAAGGTTCAGTACCTGGAGCCAAAGGTTCATACTTAATTATTAGAAAACAATGGAACTAAGTGTACTGAATATAGAAGGAAAAGAAACCGGAAAAAAAGTCACTTTGAACGACCAGATTTTCGGTATTGAGCCCAGCGACCACGCCATTTATTTGGATGTAAAACAATACATGGCTAATCAGCGCCAGGGAACAAGCAAGAGCAAAGAACGTGGTGAAATTACAGGTAGCACCAAAAAGATTAAAAGACAAAAAGGTACCGGTACAGCACGTGCAGGTAGCATCAAGTCGCCAATCTTTCGTGGTGGTGGTACAATTTTTGGCCCACGTCCGCGTAATTACGGATTTAAGCTGAACAAAAAAGTAAAGCAATTAGCCCGTAAATCAGCTTTAACTTACAAAGCAAACGAAAAAAGCATCATGGTTGTGGAGGACTTCAATTTTGAAGCGCCAAAAACAAAAGAGATGGTAGCATTGAAAAGCAATCTGCAAATTGCTGAAAAAAAGGCACTTTTCGTTTTACCAACTGAAAATAATAACATATATTTGTCGTCGCGAAATTTGCAAGACGTATCGGTTGTAACTGCTTCAGAGTTAAATACTTATCAGATTTTGAACGCAAAAGCGATTGTGCTTTGTGAGGGATCTGTTGCGAAAATTGAAGAAGCATTTAAACTTTAACGGATAAATAAAAATGGAAATTTTAGTAAAACCATTAGTTACAGAAAAAATGACCGACCAGTCGGAACGTTTTAACCGTTACGGTTTTGTGGTAGATAAAAGAGCAAGTAAGCCGGAAATTAAAAAAGCCGTTGAGGATCTTTATAATGTTACGGTTGAAAGCGTAAATACCATGGTTTACGGTGGTAAAGTGAAATCGAGATACACCAAGGGCGGTATAATTACCGGAAAAACAGCGGCTTTTAAAAAGGCCATTGTTACTTTGGTTGAAGGAGATAGCATTGACTTTTATAGTAATATATAATAGTATATAATTAATAAGTATTATGGCAGTAAGAAAACTGAAACCAGTAACTCCGGGTCAAAGGCACAAAGTAATAGGTGCTTTTGATACCATTACTGCATCTACGCCTGAGAAATCATTGTTGGAGCCCTTAAAAAAGTCCGGTGGTCGTAATAACCAGGGACGCATGACAATGAGGTATATAGGTGGGGGACATAAACGCAAATACCGTGTTATCGACTTTATGCGCGATAAAGACGGTGTTGCAGCTGTTGTCGATTCAATTCAGTACGATCCAAATCGTACTGCTCGCATCGCGCTTCTGAAATACGAAGACGGTGAAAAACGTTACATGTTAGCGCCTAACGGGTTGCAAGTTGGCCAAACTGTAATGAGCGGTACAGGAGTAGATCCTGAAGTTGGAAATTGTCTTCCTCTTGCCGAGATACCTCTGGGTACATTGGTTCACAACATTGAACTTCATCCTGGACAGGGTGGGGTAATGGCACGTAGTGCAGGTGCTTATGCACAATTGACCTCACGTGATGGCAAATATGCAATTTTGAAATTGCCATCAGGCGAATCTCGTATGGTACTTACGTCCTGCAGGGCTACAGTAGGTACGGTTGGAAATACAGAACATAACATCGAGAAATCGGGTAAAGCCGGTCGCTCGCGTTGGTTAGGAAGAAGACCTCGTGTTCGTGGTGTTGTAATGAATCCTGTTGATCACCCAATGGGTGGTGGTGAAGGCCGAAACTCAGGAGGACACCCAAGATCACGTAATGGTATGCTTGCGAAAGGTTATAAAACCCGTTCGAAGAAAAAAGCTTCCAACAAGTATATTGTAGAACGTAGGAAAAAATAGTAAAGAGGAATAAATTATGAGTCGTTCATTAAAAAAAGGCCCGTTTATCGATTTCAAGCTCGAACGTAAAGTTTTAGCAATGAATGAATCGAACAAAAAGTCGGTTGTAAAAACCTGGGCCAGGGCATCAGTAATTTCTCCTGATTTTGTAGGACATACTATTGCAGTACACAACGGAAACAAATTCATCCCGGTATACGTGACCGAAAATATGGTAGGACACCGTTTGGGCGAATTTGCTCCAACCCGTACATTCAGGGGGCATGCTGGTAATAAAAAAAGATAGGCATTAATATTTAAAAAGTAAGTACAATGGGTGCCAGAAAAAGACTAGCAGCTGAGAAAAGAAAAGAAGAGAAAAAGCAACAATATTTTGCTGTTTTACGCAACTGCCCTACATCTCCAAGGAAAATGAGGTTAGTAGCCGATATGATCCGCGGAATGGAGGTTAATAAAGCCTTAGATGTATTGAAGTATTCTTCAAAAGAAGCATCACGCAGGGTAGAGAAACTTCTTCTTTCAGCCATTGCCAATTGGCAGGCTAAAAACGAAGGAGTTCGTTTAGAAGAAAGTGAACTTTACGTATCACAAATCATGGTAGATTCAGGTCGTATTTTGAAACGTTTACGTCCGGCTCCCCAGGGTCGTGCACACCGTATCAGAAAACGTTCGAATCACGTGACAATTTACGTAGATAGTAAGGAAAGT
Above is a genomic segment from uncultured Draconibacterium sp. containing:
- the fusA gene encoding elongation factor G, whose amino-acid sequence is MAKQDLKYTRNIGIMAHIDAGKTTVSERILFYTGMTHRIGEVHDGAATMDWMEQEQERGITITSAATTTFWKHKEQEYKINIIDTPGHVDFTVEVERSLRILDGTVALFCAVGGVEAQSETVWRQAEKYGVPRIAFVNKMDRQGADFFNVYNEIKEKLGANPVPMQIPIGAEETFEGVIDLVEMKAVRWEDDATMGTKYVLSEIPEELKEQADEWKEKLVESVAEVDDEILERYFEDPDSITAEEMMAVIRKATLEGVIIPMMCGSAFKNKGVQRLLDAVCEFLPSPLDKGEVKGKNPVIDKEVTRMPDADEPLAALAFKIATDPFVGRLAFIRVYSGKIEAGSTVYNSRTGKKERISRLYQMHSNKQNPKDVIEAGDICAAVGFKDIRTGDTLGDLKNPIELESMDFPEPVIGIAIEPKSQKDVDKLGNGLAKLAEEDPTFVVRTDEDSGQTVIRGMGELHLEILIDRLKREFKVECNQGAPQVAYKEAITQSVELREVFKKQTGGRGKFADIICRVEPTEVGKEGLEFIDEVKGGRIPREYIPSVEKGFKDALANGPLAGFPVDSLKVTLLDGSFHPVDSDQLSFEICARQAFKSAASKAKPALLEPIMKLEIVTPEEYMGDIIADLNRRRGEVASMDSKGNAKVIEAKVPLSEQFGYVTVLRTLSSGRATSSMEFSHYAEVPRNLAEKVLADVQGRIDLL
- the rpsJ gene encoding 30S ribosomal protein S10 gives rise to the protein MSQKIRIKLKSYDHNLVDKSAEKIVKTVKTTGAVVSGPIPLPTHRRVFTVLRSTFVNKKSREQFQLSSYKRLIDIYSSTAKTIDALMKLELPSGVEVEIKV
- the rplC gene encoding 50S ribosomal protein L3, yielding MAGIIGKKIGMTSVFSVEGKNIPCTVIEAGPCVVTQVKTAETDGYEALQLAYGEKKDKHATKAEVGHFKKAGVSPKRKVVEFHNTYQEEFELGQEIDVNIFHEKDYVDIVGVSKGKGFQGVVKRHNFRGVNDATHGQHNRLRAPGSIGASSWPSRVFKGMRMAGRDGGKTVTIENLEVVKVIPEKNVIVVKGSVPGAKGSYLIIRKQWN
- the rplD gene encoding 50S ribosomal protein L4: MELSVLNIEGKETGKKVTLNDQIFGIEPSDHAIYLDVKQYMANQRQGTSKSKERGEITGSTKKIKRQKGTGTARAGSIKSPIFRGGGTIFGPRPRNYGFKLNKKVKQLARKSALTYKANEKSIMVVEDFNFEAPKTKEMVALKSNLQIAEKKALFVLPTENNNIYLSSRNLQDVSVVTASELNTYQILNAKAIVLCEGSVAKIEEAFKL
- the rplW gene encoding 50S ribosomal protein L23, encoding MEILVKPLVTEKMTDQSERFNRYGFVVDKRASKPEIKKAVEDLYNVTVESVNTMVYGGKVKSRYTKGGIITGKTAAFKKAIVTLVEGDSIDFYSNI
- the rplB gene encoding 50S ribosomal protein L2, producing MAVRKLKPVTPGQRHKVIGAFDTITASTPEKSLLEPLKKSGGRNNQGRMTMRYIGGGHKRKYRVIDFMRDKDGVAAVVDSIQYDPNRTARIALLKYEDGEKRYMLAPNGLQVGQTVMSGTGVDPEVGNCLPLAEIPLGTLVHNIELHPGQGGVMARSAGAYAQLTSRDGKYAILKLPSGESRMVLTSCRATVGTVGNTEHNIEKSGKAGRSRWLGRRPRVRGVVMNPVDHPMGGGEGRNSGGHPRSRNGMLAKGYKTRSKKKASNKYIVERRKK
- the rpsS gene encoding 30S ribosomal protein S19 yields the protein MSRSLKKGPFIDFKLERKVLAMNESNKKSVVKTWARASVISPDFVGHTIAVHNGNKFIPVYVTENMVGHRLGEFAPTRTFRGHAGNKKR
- the rplV gene encoding 50S ribosomal protein L22: MGARKRLAAEKRKEEKKQQYFAVLRNCPTSPRKMRLVADMIRGMEVNKALDVLKYSSKEASRRVEKLLLSAIANWQAKNEGVRLEESELYVSQIMVDSGRILKRLRPAPQGRAHRIRKRSNHVTIYVDSKESVVEENLN